One window of Dermacentor andersoni chromosome 7, qqDerAnde1_hic_scaffold, whole genome shotgun sequence genomic DNA carries:
- the LOC126534558 gene encoding KIF-binding protein yields MATSDAAAWTAKLAEYRSQYERVRKLIDVDSGSDPATEPYRSKYEARRILKELLEDLGRVEYDSPRKDFIRAVAKYELGVIATDTEEVSLGQEYLEECLRIVGEERYADPESRLVVVAALNQLGIVHVRRGDAPKALEYLKKAEAIYAKVSASPEEIVRTVNLTDLFVPDDAADRAEATQPGSCNPNFELANAHTLYYLAQVYENLGENAKAAMYCHSTLKKELTLENFDSIDWSINAATLSQFFIARGDFGAGRHLLACSKHILDVYQKKLDAEALTPEEKAEKEDKLRHRFADVARCWAKYGLFLLIASREELTDTKTTSGRQNGLGTDSKPHVLIKSPEVSQIEDSITDKLVTDFEGARPVFLKSQKWLEDAKQYYTLKDHATDYIEIVQEMSKLYRELATFEPAPDRKCKMHKRRIDMHEEVLKEVNPRYYLGVCRQIMFELGEVYSEMMSLKLATLPSAVNPHSPAVKKVNSIIDKAIRHYLSFLDTVKDPNGKYPEKLPEDLARPVLVAHFYIGRLYSSIIAQEPREQFENFEKTKEHYEFVQDYCKRVPEHEHLMKDELQIMAELLKLIPGKLQQMMSTTLY; encoded by the coding sequence ATGGCGACCTCCGATGCCGCGGCGTGGACGGCGAAGCTCGCCGAATATCGGTCGCAGTACGAGCGCGTCCGAAAGTTAATCGACGTCGACAGCGGCTCTGACCCTGCGACGGAACCGTATAGGTCTAAGTACGAGGCCAGACGCATCCTCAAGGAGCTGCTCGAAGACCTGGGGCGAGTCGAGTACGACTCGCCGCGCAAGGACTTCATCCGAGCCGTCGCGAAGTACGAACTCGGGGTCATCGCCACGGACACCGAAGAAGTTTCGCTCGGTCAAGAATACCTGGAAGAATGTCTGAGGATTGTCGGCGAAGAGCGGTACGCGGATCCCGAAAGCCGATTGGTGGTGGTGGCCGCGCTCAATCAGCTCGGCATCGTTCACGTCAGGCGAGGAGACGCGCCCAAAGCGCTGGAGTACTTGAAGAAAGCCGAGGCCATATACGCCAAGGTGAGCGCTTCGCCCGAGGAGATCGTGAGGACCGTGAACCTGACAGACCTCTTTGTTCCCGACGATGCGGCGGATCGAGCCGAGGCGACACAACCTGGAAGCTGTAATCCAAACTTCGAGCTGGCGAACGCCCACACACTGTACTACTTGGCGCAGGTCTATGAAAACTTGGGCGAGAATGCCAAGGCCGCGATGTACTGTCACAGCACTCTGAAGAAGGAACTGACCCTGGAGAATTTCGACAGCATCGACTGGTCCATCAACGCCGCAACGCTGTCCCAGTTTTTCATCGCCAGGGGAGATTTCGGAGCGGGAAGACATCTCCTAGCCTGCTCCAAGCACATTCTCGACGTGTACCAGAAAAAGCTGGACGCCGAGGCGTTGACACCCGAGGAGAAAGCGGAAAAAGAGGACAAACTGCGGCATAGGTTTGCAGATGTGGCTCGCTGTTGGGCTAAGTACGGCCTCTTCCTCTTGATAGCGTCGCGGGAGGAGCTGACAGATACAAAGACGACGAGTGGCAGACAGAATGGTTTGGGCACGGACAGCAAGCCTCACGTCCTGATCAAGTCGCCGGAGGTGAGCCAGATTGAAGACAGCATCACCGACAAGCTGGTCACGGATTTCGAAGGGGCACGGCCTGTCTTCCTCAAGTCGCAAAAGTGGCTCGAAGATGCGAAGCAGTACTACACGCTCAAGGACCACGCGACCGATTACATCGAGATCGTCCAGGAGATGAGCAAGCTGTACAGGGAGCTCGCCACTTTCGAGCCCGCGCCCGACAGGAAGTGCAAGATGCACAAGAGGCGCATCGACATGCACGAAGAGGTTCTGAAGGAAGTCAACCCACGGTACTACCTCGGAGTCTGCCGCCAGATCATGTTTGAGCTCGGCGAGGTCTACAGCGAAATGATGAGCCTGAAGCTCGCCACGTTGCCTTCGGCCGTCAATCCACACTCGCCAGCCGTGAAGAAGGTCAACTCCATAATCGACAAAGCCATTCGACACTACTTATCATTCCTTGATACAGTCAAGGATCCCAATGGCAAGTATCCGGAGAAGCTCCCAGAGGACCTTGCACGTCCTGTTCTGGTAGCACACTTCTACATTGGCAGGCTTTACTCTAGCATAATAGCGCAGGAGCCCAGAGAGCAGTTCGAAAACTTTGAGAAGACAAAG